One window of the Solibacillus isronensis genome contains the following:
- a CDS encoding BMP family lipoprotein translates to MKRRWLFLMSLLVVVVLSACSQKSEEETKERVKIGVMLSDAGLGDQSFSDLAFEGLEKARDELDITFDYRELEFTGTYKQGLEELVAEGQDLIIGIGFTVQEDMEAVAAANPDEQFILIDAVSDLPNVHNITFKEDEGSYLLGALAAMKTDSDTIGFIGGVKNEVIERFETGFEAGAKQVNPDIEVLSEYAGDFGDDQLGASIARDMIEQGADYIYPAAGFTGVGSILAAQEAGVHAFGVDSDQFFLAEDTIVSSMLKQVDTAVYEAIKEIAETGTLSEKDKVLGIKENGVSLAPIRVVNLTAQEQKQIEQLQQELADGQVTIK, encoded by the coding sequence ATGAAAAGAAGATGGTTGTTTTTAATGAGTCTTCTCGTTGTAGTCGTGCTCTCTGCCTGCTCACAGAAGTCGGAGGAAGAGACAAAGGAACGGGTGAAAATTGGTGTCATGCTGTCTGATGCAGGACTTGGTGATCAGTCGTTTTCAGATCTTGCTTTTGAAGGTCTTGAGAAAGCACGCGATGAACTTGATATTACGTTTGATTACCGTGAACTTGAATTTACCGGTACATATAAACAAGGATTGGAAGAACTCGTTGCTGAAGGACAGGATTTGATTATTGGGATCGGGTTTACAGTCCAGGAGGATATGGAAGCAGTGGCTGCTGCTAATCCGGACGAGCAATTTATATTAATCGACGCAGTGTCTGACCTGCCGAATGTTCATAATATAACTTTTAAAGAAGATGAAGGTTCCTATCTGCTCGGGGCACTCGCTGCGATGAAAACAGATAGTGATACAATCGGATTTATCGGTGGTGTTAAAAATGAAGTAATCGAGCGTTTTGAAACCGGGTTTGAAGCAGGTGCCAAACAAGTAAACCCTGACATAGAAGTGTTATCCGAATATGCGGGTGATTTCGGCGATGATCAGCTAGGTGCTTCGATTGCACGCGATATGATTGAGCAAGGTGCGGATTATATTTATCCCGCTGCCGGCTTTACAGGGGTCGGCTCTATTTTGGCGGCACAGGAAGCCGGTGTACATGCATTCGGTGTGGACAGCGATCAGTTTTTCCTTGCTGAGGATACGATTGTTTCTTCGATGCTAAAACAAGTTGATACTGCTGTTTATGAGGCAATTAAAGAAATTGCAGAAACAGGGACACTTTCGGAAAAAGATAAAGTGCTTGGCATTAAAGAAAATGGTGTAAGTCTTGCACCAATCCGTGTTGTGAATTTAACTGCGCAGGAACAAAAGCAAATTGAACAGTTACAGCAGGAGCTTGCGGACGGTCAAGTGACGATTAAGTAG